A single window of Saccharomyces kudriavzevii IFO 1802 strain IFO1802 genome assembly, chromosome: 16 DNA harbors:
- the SPC29 gene encoding Spc29p (similar to Saccharomyces cerevisiae SPC29 (YPL124W); ancestral locus Anc_8.622) has protein sequence MDYKNFGSNAGKKFQDDTLNRVRKEHQEALKKLREENFSSNTSELGKNKQYKAQERMSPPLHRLSPVNKLEDRKLRSPLDEKLRRQLRESNTRLPPPSFSSYGIPSNNRSNLERIRRRTSSPVRTERFASQDVIDDQRLEIKYLERIVHDQGSIIDNLTSRITRLESFILNPVSDREEKNFGSLEHSNSFAGFPTNKMYGLQMGGLYEKDMPYGRSSDNIKKERPRVGRSSQIHIENESTEDILKILSSSFHD, from the coding sequence ATGGActacaaaaattttggaagtAATGCTGGtaagaaatttcaagatgatACCTTGAACAGAGTTAGAAAAGAGCATCAAGAAGCCCTAAAGAAATTGcgtgaagaaaatttcagtTCAAACACATCAGAATTgggaaaaaacaaacaataCAAGGCACAAGAAAGGATGAGCCCACCATTACATAGGTTGTCCCCTGTAAATAAGTTAGAAGACAGAAAATTGAGGAGTCCATTAGATGAAAAGCTAAGGAGGCAATTGAGGGAAAGCAACACACGACTACCTCCACCATCGTTTTCCAGTTATGGGATACCCTCAAACAATCGATCCAACCTGGAGAGgataagaagaagaactagCTCACCGGTAAGGACTGAAAGGTTTGCTTCACAAGATGTTATAGATGACCAAAGATTAGAGATAAAATATTTAGAACGTATCGTCCATGATCAAGGTTCAATCATTGATAATCTAACATCAAGAATAACGAGATTAGAATCATTTATATTGAATCCAGTTTCAGacagagaagaaaagaattttgGCTCACTCGAGCATTCCAATTCTTTTGCCGGGTTTCCTACTAATAAGATGTATGGTTTACAAATGGGCGGACTATATGAAAAAGATATGCCTTACGGTAGAAGTAGTGACAacatcaagaaagaaaggcCGAGAGTTGGTCGATCGTCACAAATCCATATTGAAAACGAGAGTACTGAAGAcatattgaaaattctATCTTCATCCTTCCATGATTGA
- the RNY1 gene encoding ribonuclease T2 (similar to Saccharomyces cerevisiae RNY1 (YPL123C); ancestral locus Anc_8.621), translating into MLLKSFYHLFQLPSFSSGANKGIDANCPIDIPLSCGNKTIINNSCCFEYPGGIFLQTQFWNYFPSKNDLNETELINELGPLDSFTIHGLWPDNCHGGYQQFCNRSLQIDDVYYLLRGKAFNNNDTSLQIPGEQLLEYLDLYWKSNNGNHESLWIHEFNKHGTCISTIRPECYAEWETADVDKKRAVYDYFRITYNLFKKLDTFAILKRNGIIPSVDNSYSLEQIETALSKQFDGKQVFIGCDRHNSLNEIWYYHHLKGSLLSEMFVPMDALAVRTNCRTDGIKFFPKGYVPPSRRRPNKGERYRGVIRLSNINNGDQMQGFLIKNGHWMSQGTPANYELIKSPYGNYYLRTNQGFCDIISSSSNELVCKFRNAKDAGQFDFDSTKGGDGYIGYSGKFGWGGSTYPRRRNQSPISLNDEEGSMKYEFRLKFIKN; encoded by the coding sequence ATGTTGCTGAAAAGCTTTTaccatctttttcaactacCAAGTTTTTCGAGTGGTGCAAATAAGGGGATCGATGCAAATTGTCCTATAGATATCCCACTGTCGTGTGGTAATAAAACAATCATAAATAACTCGTGCTGTTTTGAATATCCTGGTGGGATATTCTTACAAACCCAGTTCTGGAATTATTTTCCAAGCAAGAACGACTTAAATGAAACTGAATTAATCAACGAACTAGGACCTTTGGATTCATTTACGATTCATGGTTTGTGGCCTGATAATTGCCATGGCGGCTATCAGCAATTCTGTAATAGATCCTTACAAATTGATGATGTTTACTATCTGTTACGTGGCAAAGCattcaataataatgatacaTCTTTACAAATTCCTGGTGAACAACTTTTAGAATATTTGGATCTATATTGGAAAAGTAATAATGGCAATCATGAATCTTTATGGATACACGAGTTCAACAAACATGGTACATGCATTAGCACCATTAGGCCAGAGTGCTATGCTGAATGGGAAACCGCTGACGTTGACAAAAAGAGAGCAGTCTATGATTACTTTAGAATAACCTATAAtctattcaaaaaattggacACTTTCGCCATTCTGAAGAGGAACGGTATTATTCCCAGCGTGGACAATTCTTATTCTTTAGAGCAGATAGAAACAGCGCTCAGTAAACAGTTTGATGGAAAGCAAGTCTTTATAGGCTGTGATAGACATAATTCTTTGAACGAAATATGGTACTATCACCACTTGAAGGGTTCGCTTTTGAGTGAAATGTTTGTACCTATGGATGCACTCGCTGTTCGGACAAATTGCAGAACCGATGGTATCAAATTCTTCCCGAAAGGCTATGTTCCACCTTCTAGGAGAAGGCCCAATAAGGGGGAAAGATACAGAGGTGTCATTCGTTTATCcaatatcaataatggCGATCAAATGCAAGGATTTTTGATTAAGAATGGGCATTGGATGAGTCAAGGCACCCCTGCAAATTATGAGTTGATTAAATCACCTTATGGAAATTATTACTTGAGAACTAATCAAGGTTTTTGTGATATCatttcgtcttcttcgaATGAATTAGTGTGTAAATTCAGAAATGCTAAAGATGCAGGTCAATTCGATTTTGATTCAACAAAAGGGGGAGATGGCTATATTGGCTATTCTGGTAAATTCGGTTGGGGCGGTAGCACTTATCCAaggagaagaaatcaaagcCCTATTTCTTTAAACGACGAGGAGGGTTCTATGAAATACGAATTCAGGTTAAAGTTCATTAAGAATTAG
- the TFB2 gene encoding TFIIH/NER complex subunit TFB2 (similar to Saccharomyces cerevisiae TFB2 (YPL122C); ancestral locus Anc_8.620), with translation MSDYSLKHSVTQYLEEIPQQVQNRLYTSPATCLAIYRILPPLAKFFIMAMVFNENEVPLLDLDKWVNSNGKLQFQDAIKSMKSLHLLIPDKSSGTLMINLNPTFKISLRNALTGGEVQNSFGVVVEDNVISLDLLDEYSANKWETILHFMVGTPLAKIPSEKVLNLLKHSKLMEEVNSTGEFKITNEGFQFLLQEINSQLWTLLLQYLKMIETSKMDLVDVLHFIFMLGALEVGKAYKIDALSETQRIMLQDMRDYGLVFQKHLNDSIFYPTKLALMLTSDTKTIISASNAMDSVLRQNREEPSVNEDGANGKSTTDTTASDDLNKAGSKNQDIPDGSLIVETNFKIYSYSNSPLQIAVLSLFVHLKARFVNMVLGQITRESIRNALTNGITADQIIAYLETHAHPQMRRLAEEKLEKKLELDPNCKEPLQVLPPTVVDQIRLWQLELDRVITYEGSLYSDFETSQEYNLLSKYAQDIGVLLWKDDKKKKFFISKEGNSQVLDFAKRKLKKKQQV, from the coding sequence ATGAGTGATTACTCCTTGAAACATTCGGTCACCCAGtatttggaagaaattcCTCAACAGGTGCAAAACAGACTATACACCTCGCCAGCCACATGTTTGGCCATCTATAGAATTTTACCGCCATTAGCCAAGTTCTTCATCATGGCCATGGTTTTCAACGAGAATGAAGTTCCTCTATTGGATTTAGATAAATGGGTTAACTCGAATGGTAAACTGCAGTTCCAAGATGCAATCAAATCAATGAAGTCTTTACATCTACTTATACCAGACAAGTCATCTGGCACTTTGATGATCAACCTGAATCCAACATTTAAAATTAGTCTAAGAAATGCATTGACGGGCGGCGAGGttcaaaattcatttgGTGTTGTCGTAGAGGATAATGTAATTAGCTTGGACTTATTAGACGAATATTCGGCCAATAAATGGGAAACAATATTACACTTCATGGTAGGAACTCCTCTCGCTAAAATTCCGTCAGAAAAAGTTTTAAATCTTTTAAAGCACAGTAAACTTATGGAAGAAGTGAATTCCACGGGGGAGTTCAAAATCACTAATGAAGGtttccaatttcttttaCAAGAAATTAATTCCCAATTATGGACTTTATTATTACAGTATTTAAAAATGATAGAAACGTCTAAAATGGATCTAGTCGATGTATtacatttcattttcatgtTAGGCGCGCTAGAAGTTGGTAAGGCTTACAAAATCGACGCATTGAGTGAAACACAAAGGATCATGTTGCAGGATATGAGAGACTATGGTCTGGTTTTCCAGAAACATTTAAATGACAGCATTTTTTATCCAACCAAACTGGCATTAATGTTAACATCTGATACCAAAACAATTATATCTGCCTCGAATGCGATGGATAGCGTATTAAGACAGAACAGAGAAGAACCCTCAGTGAATGAAGACGGCGCCAATGGTAAATCGACAACGGATACTACTGCATCCGACGATTTAAACAAGGCtggttcaaaaaatcaagataTACCGGATGGTTCATTGATCGTGgaaacaaatttcaagatttaCTCATATTCTAATTCTCCCTTACAAATTGCTGTTTTGtctctttttgttcatttaAAGGCAAGGTTTGTCAATATGGTTTTGGGCCAAATAACAAGAGAATCCATAAGGAATGCACTAACCAACGGTATCACTGCAGATCAAATCATTGCATATCTAGAGACGCATGCTCATCCTCAAATGAGAAGGTTGGCTGAAGAGAagttagaaaaaaaactagaACTGGACCCCAACTGCAAAGAGCCTTTACAAGTTTTACCCCCAACTGTTGTTGATCAAATCAGATTATGGCAATTAGAGCTGGATAGAGTCATCACATATGAAGGTTCATTATATTCTGACTTTGAAACTAGTCAAGAATACAACTTACTAAGCAAATATGCTCAAGATATTGGAGTTTTGCTATGgaaagatgacaaaaagaaaaagtttttcatttcaaagGAAGGTAATTCTCAGGTATTGGATTTcgcaaaaagaaagctcaAAAAGAAGCAACAAGTATAG
- the MEI5 gene encoding Mei5p (similar to Saccharomyces cerevisiae MEI5 (YPL121C); ancestral locus Anc_8.618) yields MHGQEEWLDKEKTLVDTCDDSSHIKKGPDSNRISKKGAKELIKHMNRKEIAIQDRELTKQLALLRQENNHLQQACKILGEDKITENKKSVDKWRTICEMELSFILNSTLIKINRMGGYKDFLEKEMEAKKRRLEYQIDSGIEDQIYEVKESEDFKQLSEVEQQEWEGQMNEKLKELEKNKVMELEKLNKVLLDSEGKEFGMAELCTRLKLDYNLIFPQ; encoded by the coding sequence ATGCACGGTCAGGAAGAGTGGTtggataaagaaaaaacactGGTAGACACCTGCGATGATTCTTCCCATATAAAAAAGGGCCCCGATAGTAATCGTATCAGTAAAAAGGGTGCCAAAGAGTTGATAAAACATATGAATCGCAAAGAAATTGCTATACAGGATAGAGAATTGACGAAGCAACTCGCCCTTCTCagacaagaaaataatcatTTACAGCAGGCGTGTAAAATTCTTGGCGAGGACAAAATTACGGAGAACAAAAAGTCTGTAGATAAATGGAGAACAATTTGTGAGATGGAGCTTTCCTTCATCTTGAATTCGACTTTGATCAAAATTAACAGAATGGGCGGTTATaaggattttttggaaaaggaaatggaggccaaaaaaagaagattggAATACCAGATCGATAGCGGCATAGAAGATCAGATCTACGAAGTAAAAGAAAGTGAAGACTTTAAGCAGCTTTCAGAAGTTGAACAGCAAGAATGGGAAGGTCAAATGAAcgagaaattgaaagagttggaaaagaataaagtaATGGAGTTGGAGAAACTAAATAAAGTGTTGCTTGATAGCGAAGGGAAAGAGTTCGGCATGGCAGAACTGTGTACTAGATTAAAGCTTGATTATAATTTAATCTTCCCACAGTGA
- the VPS30 gene encoding beclin 1 (similar to Saccharomyces cerevisiae VPS30 (YPL120W); ancestral locus Anc_8.615) has translation MKCQTCHLPLQLDPSLQGLSLTQRNLLLSNNTIATATNENIISNDNSEVNDSCTLQIPEERLKRLREVQNIKELNLKGDKLTTDSFVFLNHDDDNATHTDQNTNNQDSDDENGDNNKKANSDASNRNSTFRDHEEEEQEVTDEDENQQIQLNSKTLSTQVNAVTNVFNILSSQTNIDYPICQDCCNLLIHRLKSEYDDAIKERDTYAQFLSKLETQNKEISETISQKQSSNLSENESLKKEKKRLLEQLLRLEATDNDLDEELTRLQERKVSLEDEKLQKLRDQNLMDLNNIQFNKNLQSLKVQYELSLNQLDKLRKINIFNATFKISHSGPFATINGLRLGSIPETVVPWKEINAALGQLILLLATINKNLKINLADYKLQPMGSFSKIKKRISNNIENNNSAVNPPGDWLILPVYNDENFNLGKIFHKETKFDKSLETTLEIIIQITQQLSTIASSLSSRTMTASQDGNSINDDHTDNDTSILELPYIMSKDKINGLSVKLHGSNPNLEWTTAMKFLLTNVKWLLAFSSNLLSKSITLSPTNNNNDTTVFSS, from the coding sequence ATGAAATGCCAGACATGTCACTTGCCACTGCAACTGGACCCGTCTTTACAAGGTCTTAGTTTAACTCAACGAAATTTACTGCTGTCGAACAATACAATTGCTACGGCCACgaatgaaaacatcatttCTAATGATAACAGCGAAGTAAACGACAGTTGTACACTACAGATACCGGAGGAGAGACTGAAGCGGCTAAGGGAGGTTCAAAACATAAAAGAGTTGAATTTAAAAGGTGATAAATTGACCACTGATTCATTTGTCTTCCTAAACCACGATGACGATAATGCTACTCATACGGACCAGAACACAAATAATCAAgattcagatgatgaaaatggtgATAATAACAAGAAGGCTAATAGTGATGCATCCAACCGAAACAGCACCTTTCGAGAtcatgaagaagaggagcAAGAAGTCACAGATGAGGACGAAAACCAACAAATACAattgaattcaaagacTTTGTCCACCCAAGTCAATGCAGTGACCAACGTATTCAACATTTTGTCGTCTCAAACAAATATAGACTATCCTATTTGTCAGGACTGTTGCAATCTTTTAATACATAGGCTGAAAAGTGAGTATGATGATGcaattaaagaaagagataCCTACGCTcaatttttatcaaagttAGAAACTCAGAATAAGGAAATATCAGAAACTATTAGCCAGAAGCAGTCCTCCAATCtttcagaaaatgaaagtttaaagaaggagaaaaaaaggcttTTAGAACAATTATTGCGTCTGGAAGCTACAGATAATGATCTAGATGAGGAGCTAACTCGTTTACAGGAGAGGAAAGTGAGCttagaagatgaaaaactacaaaaaCTGAGAGATCAGAATTTAATGGATTTGAACAACATCCAATTCAATAAGAATTTACAATCATTAAAAGTGCAATACGAGTTGTCCCTAAATCAATTAGACAAATTAAGAAAGATCAATATATTCAATGctactttcaaaatatcacaCAGTGGCCCCTTTGCCACTATAAATGGATTGAGATTGGGCAGTATCCCAGAAACAGTAGTACCTTGGAAGGAAATCAATGCAGCGCTGGGTCAACTAATTCTTTTGCTGGCTACCATAAATAAAAACCTGAAGATAAACTTAGCGGACTATAAGTTACAACCGATGggttcattttcaaaaattaaaaaaagaatatccaacaatattgaaaataacaaCTCCGCCGTGAATCCTCCCGGCGATTGGTTAATTCTACCTGTCTATAACGacgaaaatttcaatttggggaaaatttttcacaagGAGACCAAGTTCGATAAATCCTTAGAAACAACACtagaaataataatacaGATAACTCAGCAACTTTCTACAATAGCGTCATCATTGTCAAGTCGAACAATGACGGCAAGCCAGGATGgaaattcaataaatgaCGATCACACCGATAATGACACATCAATCCTAGAACTGCCCTACATTATGAGTAAGGATAAAATAAACGGATTATCCGTTAAATTGCATGGTAGCAATCCAAACCTTGAATGGACAACGGCTATGAAGTTTTTATTAACAAATGTTAAGTGGTTGCTGGcgttttcttccaatttatTATCCAAGTCAATCACTTTAAGCCCCAcaaacaataataatgatacgACAGTCTTTAGCAGTTGA
- the DBP1 gene encoding putative DEAD-box ATP-dependent RNA helicase DBP1 (similar to Saccharomyces cerevisiae DED1 (YOR204W) and DBP1 (YPL119C); ancestral locus Anc_8.614) — MNNLSQKAAGLSINNKENGDDGGKPSYVPPHLRGSGKPIFRKTGPPRDDRSSGGDFFKHTGRQSGDNGGFFGFSKGNSVGSSTSYNRGGSSGFKSSGNRWVNGKQVPGPKNSRLEAELFGVHEDPDYHSSGIKFDNYDDIPVEASGKDVPEPLLEFNSPPLDALLMENIKLAGFNKPTPVQKYSIPIVTKGRDLMACAQTGSGKTGGFLFPLFTELFQIGPSSVPEKAHSFYSRKGYPSALVLAPTRELATQIFEEARKFTYRSWVRPCVVYGGAPIGNQMREVDRGCDLLVATPGRLNDLLERGKISLANTKYLVLDEADRMLDMGFEPQIRHIVEECDMPSVGNRQTLMFSATFPVDIQHLARDFLDNYIFLSVGRVGSTSENITQRILYVDDMDKKSALLDLLSAEHKGLTLIFVETKRMADQLTDFLIMQNFKATAIHGDRTQAERERALSAFKANIADILVATAVAARGLDIPNVTHVINYDLPSDIDDYVHRIGRTGRAGNTGVATSFFNSNNQNIVKGLIEILNEANQEVPAFLNDMSRQNSKGGRPRGGGGGGFFNNRNNNSRDYRKHGGNGSFGSTRPRNTGPSNWGSSGGGFRNDNENGGFGGSNASWW; from the coding sequence ATGAATAATTTGTCCCAAAAAGCGGCTGGTTTAAGCATTAACAACAAAGAGAATGGTGACGATGGCGGCAAACCTTCGTATGTTCCACCACATTTGAGAGGTAGCGGTAAACCAATATTCAGAAAAACCGGCCCTCCAAGAGATGACAGGAGCTCAGGTggtgattttttcaaacatACGGGAAGGCAAAGTGGAGACAATGGCggtttttttggtttttcgAAGGGGAACAGTGTAGGATCGAGTACAAGCTATAACCGCGGAGGCAGTTCGGGATTCAAGTCATCAGGAAACAGATGGGTAAATGGCAAACAAGTACCAGggccaaaaaattcaaggtTGGAAGCCGAACTTTTTGGCGTACATGAAGACCCCGATTACCACTCATCCGGTATCAAGTTTGATAATTACGACGATATTCCTGTAGAGGCATCTGGCAAAGACGTTCCAGAGCCATTATTAGAGTTCAATTCTCCTCCTCTGGATGCGCTACTCatggaaaatatcaaaCTTGCTGGGTTCAATAAACCCACTCCAGTTCAGAAATATTCTATTCCCATAGTTACTAAAGGTAGGGATTTGATGGCTTGCGCCCAAACAGGTTCAGGTAAAACAGGCGGATTTCTGTTCCCTCTATTCACGGAATTATTCCAAATAGGACCCTCCAGCGTGCCTGAAAAGGCTCATAGCTTTTATTCTAGAAAGGGATACCCATCTGCTTTAGTTCTTGCACCAACTAGAGAATTGGCTACCCAAATTTTCGAAGaggcaagaaaatttacGTACAGATCATGGGTCAGACCATGCGTTGTTTATGGTGGTGCACCGATTGGTAATCAAATGAGAGAGGTTGATCGTGGCTGTGATTTACTCGTGGCTACTCCAGGGCGATTGAATGACTTATTAGAACGTGGGAAAATTTCCTTGGCCAACACCAAATACCTTGTCTTAGATGAAGCTGATAGAATGTTAGATATGGGGTTCGAACCCCAAATTCGACATATAGTCGAAGAATGTGATATGCCTTCTGTAGGTAACAGACAAACTTTAATGTTTTCCGCCACATTCCCAGTGGATATACAGCATTTAGCTCGTGATTTTTTAGACAATTACATCTTTCTGTCGGTAGGAAGAGTTGGCTCCACTTCTGAAAATATAACGCAAAGAATTTTATATGTGGACGATATGGATAAAAAATCTGCGTTATTAGATTTATTATCTGCCGAGCATAAGGGTCTGACCTTGATATTTGTTGAAACGAAGAGAATGGCTGATCAATTGACCGATTTTCTAATCATGCAGAATTTCAAAGCTACTGCTATACATGGTGACCGTACACAAGCTGAACGTGAACGTGCTTTGTCAGCTTTCAAAGCTAACATAGCAGACATTCTAGTTGCGACTGCTGTAGCAGCTAGAGGGCTGGATATCCCAAATGTCACACACGTCATTAATTATGATTTGCCTTCCGATATTGACGATTATGTTCATAGAATCGGTAGAACCGGTCGTGCTGGTAACACCGGTGTCGCTACTTCATTCTTCAATAGTAATAATCAGAATATCGTGAAAGGTTTGATCGAAATTCTAAATGAAGCCAACCAAGAAGTTCCtgcatttttgaatgatatGTCGAGGCAAAATTCAAAGGGCGGTAGACCTAGAGGCGGAGGCGGTGGGGGTTTCTTCAATAACCGCAACAACAATTCAAGAGACTACCGTAAACATGGGGGAAATGGTTCCTTTGGAAGCACGAGGCCAAGAAATACAGGACCATCGAATTGGGGCTCCAGTGGAGGCGGATTCAGAAACGATAACGAAAACGGCGGTTTCGGAGGTAGCAATGCTTCCTGGTGGTAG
- the MRP51 gene encoding mitochondrial 37S ribosomal protein bS1m (similar to Saccharomyces cerevisiae MRP51 (YPL118W); ancestral locus Anc_8.613), which produces MTLAELLGRSRIAQVANNHKPLSYTGKKFHPTHQIIETKPSTLYRQEWGLKSAIPSKIKSRYLVYNDLDTLERITTFEPRGGTQWNRLRFQEMGVPIVSNIGRQNPFFKDISRSENDLDARLSLFKEITGEADISPAAMEKRLKKIITLIKTFQKDFKEWLVEKHPDELRLNSNKLEDYVVKFLNEKLEKKTSNKFNSEIIGTGGLSYGLSGKLRNSPNGVIQRTVVPGRVLNVVKENNDNKWLAAIGGFVADVVFFQSPPNSFNSMGDFIRMKTFLFEILEASMEKNGSVSMHARLLEPQNDKTREFFNKRPIYKPLTSRRARRPSVGNIQEANNLLNIIKGN; this is translated from the coding sequence ATGACATTGGCAGAATTGCTGGGGCGTTCGAGAATTGCTCAAGTAGCTAACAATCACAAACCGTTGTCTTATACcggcaaaaaatttcaccCAACACACCAAATAATTGAAACTAAGCCATCAACACTATATAGACAAGAATGGGGGTTGAAATCCGCTATTCCGTCTAAAATCAAATCTAGGTATTTGGTGTACAACGATTTGGATACGTTGGAACGAATCACAACATTCGAACCTAGAGGAGGCACCCAATGGAATAGATtaagatttcaagaaatggGAGTACCCATTGTGTCCAATATAGGCAGACAAAACCCATTTTTTAAGGATATTTCACGTTCCGAGAATGATTTAGATGCAAGATTGTCCctattcaaagaaatcacaGGTGAGGCAGATATTTCTCCCGCTGCCATGGAAAAAcgtttgaagaagataatcACACTCATCAAGACGTTCCAAAAGGATTTCAAGGAATGGCTGGTGGAGAAGCATCCGGACGAATTGAGACTAAATTCCAAtaaactagaagattatgtagtgaaatttttaaacgaaaaactggaaaagaaaacgagCAATAAATTCAATTCTGAGATCATAGGTACGGGAGGGTTGTCGTACGGCTTATCGGGAAAACTAAGAAACTCGCCAAACGGTGTGATCCAGAGAACTGTGGTGCCGGGTAGAGTCTTAAATGTTGTTAAGGAGAACAACGACAACAAATGGCTGGCAGCTATCGGTGGGTTCGTTGCCGATGTAGTGTTTTTCCAATCTCCACccaattctttcaattcaaTGGGTGATTTCATTAGgatgaaaacatttttatttgagaTTCTGGAGGCTTCCATGGAGAAAAATGGTTCTGTATCAATGCATGCTAGATTACTGGAACCACAAAATGACAAGACCAGAGAGTTCTTCAATAAGAGACCGATCTATAAGCCTTTGACCTCTAGAAGGGCCCGTCGACCATCAGTGGGGAACATTCAGGAGGCTAACAACCTTTTGAATATAATTAAgggaaactga
- the IDI1 gene encoding isopentenyl-diphosphate delta-isomerase IDI1 (similar to Saccharomyces cerevisiae IDI1 (YPL117C); ancestral locus Anc_8.610) yields the protein MTADSNSVISGTVSSYAKLVQNQTPEDVLEEFPEIIPLQQRPNTRSSETSNDKSEETCFSGHDEEQIKLMNENCIVLDWDDNAIGAGTKKVCHLMENIEKGLLHRAFSVFIFNENGQLLLQQRATEKITFPDLWTNTCCSHPLCIDDELGLKGKLDDKIKGAITAAVRKLDHELGIPEEETNTKGRFHFLNRIHYMAPSNEPWGEHEIDYILFYKISSNESLTVNPNVNEVRDFKWVSPSGLKAMFSDPSHKFTPWFKIICENYLFNWWEKLDDLSEVENDRQIHRML from the coding sequence atgACTGCCGACAGCAATAGCGTGATCAGTGGTACAGTGTCTAGTTACGCTAAGCTAGTGCAAAACCAAACGCCAGAAGACGTCTTGGAAGAATTTCCTGAAATTATCCCATTACAGCAAAGACCCAATACTCGATCTAGTGAAACGTCAAATGACAAGAGCGAGGAAACCTGTTTTTCTGGTCACGACGAGGAACAGATCAAACTAATGAACGAAAACTGTATTGTTTTGGATTGGGACGATAATGCTATTGGTGCCGGTACCAAGAAGGTTTGCCATTTGatggaaaatattgaaaagggTTTACTACATCGTgcattttctgttttcattttcaatgaaaacgGTCAGTTGCTTTTACAGCAAAGAGCCACGGAAAAAATCACTTTCCCTGATCTTTGGACCAACACCTGTTGTTCTCACCCATTATGTATTGACGACGAATTGGGCTTGAAGGGTAAACTAGACGATAAGATTAAAGGTGCAATTACCGCGGCCGTAAGAAAATTAGACCATGAATTGGGTAttccagaagaagaaaccaacACTAAGGGTAGGTTCCACTTTTTGAACAGGATTCATTACATGGCGCCAAGTAATGAGCCATGGGGAGAGCATGAAATTGACTACATCCTATTTTATAAGATCAGTTCTAACGAGAGTTTGACTGTCAATCCGAATGTCAATGAAGTTAGAGACTTCAAATGGGTTTCACCAAGCGGTTTGAAAGCTATGTTTTCTGACCCAAGTCACAAATTCACACCTTGGTTCAAGATTATTTGCGAAAATTATTTGTTCAACTGGTGGGAGAAACTAGATGATCTTTctgaagttgaaaatgacaGACAGATCCACAGAATGCTATGA